CGCCGGGCATCGGCAGCCTCCCGGAAAGGCTCGCCGCGAGTTCCAGCGCGAAGTCGACCCGCCGCTGCGGGACCTTTCGGGGCAGGCCCAGCGCAATCTGCTGCTGCGGGTCGCACAGCTGACCCGCACCGACCGTCTCGGTCCAGGACGTGTCGCTCATCAGACCCCGGTCTCGAACCGGTCCCAACTGCGGTGCCCGGCCAGCAGGGTGAGGACGTCCTGCCCGACCTGGGCAGCGTCGCCGACGCTCACTCCGAGCCCGTCGGCGGGCACACCGGCAGCCGCGAGCGCCTGATCGGCACCGATACCGCCGACCGCCTTGCTGTGCCGCCAGGCCTCCTGCAGCAGCTTGACGACCCTCGGGTCGGTGCTGTCGCTGTCGGCGGCACCGGCCTTCGCGTCAGCATGCACCTTCGCGTCCGGCCCGGGAGGTGTCGCACTCACGACGACAAGCGCGTCGAACTGGACCGATGCGGCTGCCGCGTAGACCTCCTGCACTGCGAAACCCGCGACCTTCCCGCCGTGTGGAGCAACGATCATTGCCACGACGCCCTGCCCGTCCAGCAATGCCTGCAAGGCCTTCACCTGCTTCACGTCGGGGTCTGCGCCGATGACGATGCCGACCTGACGCCCGGCGACCGGCCACGAACCGCCCACCTGTGTCAGGGCCGCACTCGGCTCGGCCTGTGCGACATCGACATCCGCCTTCGGCGCGGACTCGCCCAGGCCCTGCGCCACCTTTTCGCACAGACCGGAGTCGATGTTCGCGAGCGCCTGCAGCTGACGGGCGCGGACCTGCTGCTGCAGGCACTTGGACAACTCGAACGTGTAGGCAGCGATGATGTGGTCCTGCTCGACCGGGCTCATCGAACGGTAGAAGAGGCCGGCCTGGGAGAAGTGGTCGTCGAAGGTGGCCGGGTGCTCGCGTACTTTGCGAGACTGGTCGACGGTTACCGGTATGTCGACGTACGCCCCGTCACCGTCGCCCGCCATCACCGGGCAGCCACCTCCGAGCGAATTCCTGCGGTACGGCGCAATCCCGGTGTGTACGGCGCCCTGGTGGAAGCCGTCGCGCAGGTTGTCGTTGACCGGCGCATGGGTGCGGTTGATCGGGATCTGGTTCCAGTTCGGCCCACCGAGGCGGGTTATCTGGGTGTCCAGGTAGGAGAACAACCGGGCCTGCAGCAGCGGGTCGTTGGTGACGTCGATCCCGTCGACCAGGTTGGAGGGGTTGAAGGCCACCTGTTCGGTCTCAGCGAAATAATTGACCGGGTTCGCATTCAACGTCATGGTGCCGAGCAACTGGACCGGCGCCAACTCCTCCGGTACGAACTTGGTCGGGTCCAGCAAGTCGATGCCCTCAAACATCGAGTCGTTGTCATCGGGCATCACCTGCACGCCCAGATCCCACTGCGGGTGCGCACCGGCCTCGATCGCGTCGGAAAGGTCGCGCCGGTGGAAGTCCGGGTCGACACCGTTGGTGATGAGGGCCTCCTCCCATGTCACCGAGTGCACACCCTGGCGCGGCTTCCAGTGGAACTTGACCAGGTGGGTGGCGCCCTCGTCATCCATCAAGCGGAAGGTGTGAACCCCGAAACCTTCCATTGTCCGCAGCGAACGAGGCACTCCGCGGTCACTCATGTTCCACATGGTGTGGGCCTGGGCCTCGGTGTGCAGCGAGACGAAATCCCAGAAGGTGTCGTGCGCGCTCTGCGCCTGCGGGATCTCCCGGTCAGGATGCGGCTTGGCTGCGTGCACGATGTCGGGGAACTTGATGCCGTCCTGGATGAAGAAGACCGGCATGTTGTTGCCGACCAGGTCGTAGTTGCCCTGCTGCGTGTAGAACCTGGTGGCGAAGCCGCGGGTATCGCGTGCCAGGTCGGCCGAGCCGCGCGACCCCAAAACGGTCGAGAACCTCACGAAGACAGGGGTTTCGACATCCTTCTTCAAGAACTCCGCGCGGCAGATCGACCCTGCGGCACCGTTGGCGACGAAGCTGCCGTGTGCGGCTGCGCCTCTGGCGTGCACCACCCGCTCGGGGATGCGCTCGTGGTCGAAGTGGCTGATCTTCTCCCGCAGGTGGTGGTCCTGCAGCAGTGTCGGACCGCGCGTGCCCGCCCGCAGCGAATGGTCGGTATCGCGCAGCCGTGCGCCGTGTGCGGTGGTGAGGAACTCCCCCTGTTGGCCCATGACCGAGCCGTCGAGACCCGTCGCGGCGCCGGTCGGTGTGACCGTTTCCGGTCCTTGCTGGTTCGCCAAGTCATTGGCCTCAGAATTTGTCATGTTCGTTACCTCCGTAGTGTCCCGTCGTACTCAGCACATCTGTTCTCAGCGAATCACGTTCCGCTGACGCGCGCACCTGGCCGGTCCAGGGCAGGGCCGCTGTCCACAACGACACCACCACGATGCGGACCCGCTCCACGAGAGCGACATCGGCACCCACGAGTAGCAATGCGAGGTCGGCCAGCCCACGCAGTCCGACCAGTCCGCTCACGGTGTAACCGACCAGAAGCTGACGCAGCACACCCGTGACACCCCGATCAGTACCCACCCCATTGCCGGGCGGCTGTCCTGCCGGACGGAGAGGCCGCGCAGACCCCGCCGGCACAGCGCCGCCAACGCGATCAGCAGAACTCCGGCCACGGCGTCCGAGGCGCGGTACACGAGTGCGGCAAGTACCCCGACGACCCGTGGTGCCGGACGACGATCTCTCACCTGTCGGTCGCTCGACACCGGGTTGGTCACATCGTGGCTTTACCCACTCAGCCGGTCGATCACACATTGCATCGACCACAGGGGGGTTGGGAACCCCCCTCGCCGGGGTACTGGACAGGGAACAGAACCCATCACCGACAGGAGCGACCATGCCCGCCGCAGAACGTACGTTCACCGTGACACCGCCGCCCGAGACAGTGCTGAACTACCTCAAGGACTTCAGCAACGCGCAGGAGTGGGATCCGGGCACCGAAAAATGCCTTCAGAACGGTACCGGCCCGGTCGAGGTCGGCACGACCTGGCACAACGAGTCGAAGCTCGCGGGGAACACCACCGAGTTGACCTACACCCTCACCGAACTCACCTCGGACCGCATCGTGTTCGTCGGTAAGAACGACACGGTCACGATGACCGACACCATCGACGTCACCCCGGCCGGCACCGGCAGCCAGGTGCGTTACCACGCGGACATGGACCTGCAGGGTGCAGCGAAACTGGCCGCACCCGTCGCGAAGCTGGGCCTGGAGAAGCTGGGCAATGACACCGAGAAGATGCTCACCGACGCCCTGAACGCCCTGGCCAGTTGAGCTCAGAGCCGAAGGACTCGCACCAGTTCGGCGTGCCGCTGCAGACCCAGCGTGACCGCCTCGGGATGCTCGGCATACCAGCGCAGCTGCTCTTCGGCGATGTCCTGCTCGCTGACCTGCTCACCGCGCACCGACCACTGCGCGCGGGGCGTGCCCTCGATCCCCAGGGCTTGCAGAGTCTTGGGATACACCGGAGCTCGTAGGTCACCCAGCAGCACCCGCCCGGGGTCGACGACGACGCCGCGGAGGCCGAGAGCCGCCAGGATCGCCTGCGCCACTTCGCGCAGCACGTAGTTGTGCGGGTGGTTGATCACCCAGCCGGTGTCGGCGCCGGCCCTTTCCAGGATGGTCGCGGCGTCGACGGTGCCGTGCCGCTCCTGTCGGGCGCGCAGTTGGGCCGCCGAGTCGTCGCGTACCGCGCGCACCCCGTCGGGGTGGACAGGGTCGAACGAGGGACGCACACCGTTGGCTGCCGCCAGCAGCACCCTCAGATCGTGATGCGGCACGACCGGTGGATCTCCCACGCCCGGCACCCGCACGATGACCTGGGTCGGGAAGAGTGCCGCCCATCGGAGCGAGGGAAATCGGGCGATCACCGCTTTCTCAGGCAGCAGGTCAGCGATCTCGCGGGTGCCCAGTGGCAGGTCCCGATACTCGTCGACGACCGGTTGCGCGACCAGGTAGGTCGTGTCCGCAAGCACCGCGCGAAGGTAGGGCAGATCGGCGGCTTCGAGCTCATGCACCGGGGGCATCCGAACGGTGCGCCACCGCTGGTCTGCGGCACTGTCGAGCAGGATGCGGGTGGCTTCAGCCTGACAATTTCCGTAGACGATCAGCAACGGAAGATCGGGCTGCTCGGCGGCGTGCAGGCCGTAGAACTGCCCGTAGTGCTCACGTCGGCCCTGATCGACCGGTTGCGCTGCGGTGTCGTCCGTCGAGGTGTCATCCATCGCGTGCCGCCTTTCCCATCATCTGCTCGAGTCCTTCGTCCGGCAGCTCGTGCACCCAACCGGGGGCTGGAGTCGGCGCGGGTGCGGGTAGGCCGAGGGCCAGCTGCCGGGTGCTTCGTATCTGCAGTATCCCCGCCACGTGGATCTCACCCGCGGCGCAGGCGTCGATGAGCGGGCAGGACAGTTGCAGCGGCGCCCACACGTCGACCTGGTACCGCCCGCGCCCGCTCACCCGGCTCGGCGGCGACCCGACATGCACCCGTGGGTCGGCGGTCAACGCGGCCGGAACCGCGGCGTGATCGACCCACCATACCCCGACGTCGCTGCGGCGCAGCAGTGCGAGCGCCGTCGCGAACACCTGCGCATCGTTGTGCTGCCCGTGCACCCGCACGACGATGTCGGGCAGCTCCCAGATCAGTCCCCGGCCGCGCACACTCGGGAGGGTGATGCGCTCGGCGAGGGCGAGGGATTCGGCGTCCTTGACGGCGCGCGACGCGCTGCGGTCGCCGGTCCGGGCCACGGCCTCCGGCCCGTCGTGCCAGGCGAGCGCGGCCGGCACATATCGCATCCGGGCTCCGAGTAACCGGCACCGCCAGGCCAGCTCCCAGTCCTCACCGCCGTAGCCGGTCATACTCTCGTCGAAACCGCCGGAGCGGGCCAAGAGTTCGCGATCCAGGGCGAGCACGGCAGAGATCACCAGCCGGAAATCCTCATCGCCTGCCTCCCTCAGATCGTCGGTGCGTCGGTAACCGTCGGCGAGCCACCACGGCGCCGGCAGCACGCGGGCAGCGGGCGGCCCCTCGCGCACCCACGTCGACACCTGCGCGGCGCTGCATCCCTCGAAGTCCGCGTGCAGGCGCCTACCGACGCCGAGAAAGCCGGGTCCGACCTGCTCGTAGGCAGTCGCCATGGCCGTCAGGTAGTCGGGCGAGGGAATCGTGTCGCCGTCGAGAAACACGACGAGATCACCATCTACGTGCGCAGCACCTAGATTTCGTGCAGCGGCGGCGCGGAAGCCGAGGTCCTCCTGTCGCACCAGGTCGATGCGGTAGGGCAGCTCGGGCAGCGCCGGGGCATGGGCCGAGCCGTCATCCGCAACGACAACGTGCAGGTCGGCCATTACGCAGGTCTGCGTGGCAAGGGCAAGCAGCACCCACGACAGCCGCCGTTCGTCCTCGAAGTAAGGGACGACAACCCCGATAGCGCTCATGCCGGGCTCACTATCGGGCCGAGCGCGTCAATGGCGGCGAGCTGCAGGGCAGCAGCGCGTCGGGTGTCCGGCAAGGCTGCGTCATCCCACTGCGCCTCGGTGATCCAGGTCGAGGCCGGGTCACCCAGGGCTGCCGCGATAGCCGCCGGCAGATCCGGTGCCACCGTCACTGCCCAGGGTGCCCGCTGCGCCAACTCTGCGACGTACCGTCCCGGGGTCACGATCGGGCGGCGGCCACTACTGATCCAGCGGTTGATGGACCCGGACGCCGAGATATGGGTATGCGCGCATACCGGCACCACCGCCCGCCTGGCCCATTTTTCCAACTCCGCATCCGAGACGTACCCGGTGCACTCGAAGCGTCGCCCCTGACCGGCGGCGTCGCGCTCGAGCTGCGTCAGCAGATCATCGTGCCCACTGGATGCAGCACCGACTGCGATCAGCGGTATCGACGGCGGCAGCGCGCGCATTGCCAGCAGAGTCTGCTCATGGCCCTTTCCGGGATAGACGAAGCCGAGCACGACGACGTCAGGAGTGCCGCGGGCTCTACCAGCGTCGCGGGCCTCCGCCCGGGTCGCCCACCGCGCCGGCCGATCGACCGGCAACGGCACCACCGCCACCGGGGGCAGGGCGCCGACTCCTGCGGCCCGCCAGGTCTGCTGTAGTAGCTCGCGCTCGTGCGCGCTGCTGACCTGGATGCCGCACGCCAGCGACGCCACCCGGGCGTACCCCGCTTGCCTGCGCTGCATACCCGGCCCGTCGGAAGCCTGCGGGAGGTCGTGCAGGGTCACCGTCATCGCCCGGCCCTGCAGGATGTGGCGGACGCGTTCGGCAGCCTCGACGGCGTTTGATCCGAAGAGTGCGTCGGTGAAGTGCAGGTGCACCCGCGAGGTGGTCAACTCGGGTAGCTGTCCGTCGACGATGTTTACCGAGACGGCCCGGGGGGTATGACTTAACAGGGCTTCAGCGTGCAGCCGCACCCCGTGTCGGGGTGGCCCGGCCAGCGCCAACGTAAGGTCCCTCATTGCATCAACGCTAAGCCAGTTTGCGAGTCGAAGGAGGTGAGCGTGTCTCATCTGCAGCAGGTCCCCACGTCGCTCGGGAGACGTGAGCACCGAAAACGGTCCCGAGGGCACCGCGACCATCAGCGGATCGCGATGATCGCTCCGTCACGCCACTGCATCAGCCCCCCATTCGCCGGCGGACTGGAATCACTGGTGTGGGACCTGCGCACCCGCCTGGAAGCTGACGGCCACGACGTCACTCTGATTGCACGCGAGGGATCGGACGGTGTCGATCCACAGTGGGAAATCGGCGGGGGTCGTTGGGCGCCCAGCGATCTGGCATCGCGCGACCAGTCGATGCCGGCTGCGGAGTTCATGGCCGAGCACCACGACTACCTGCAGGTCATGCACCGACTCGCGCAGATCGGCCACCACCATTTCGACGTCATCCACAACCATTCGTTGCACTATCTGCCGGTATCGCTCGCCAGCACCTGCGAGGTGCCGATGCTCACCACCCTGCACACCCCTCCGACGCCGTGGCTGGAGTCGGCCATCAGCGCTTCCCGGGGACCGGTCGGGTCGTTCACGGCCGTCAGCGGTTTCACTGCCCGGTCATGGACGGCACTACCGCAGCCTGCGACCGTCATCCACAACGGCGTCGACCTGGACTGGTGGCGACCGGGACCTGGGGGCGACCACCTGTGGTGGTCCGGTCGCATCACCCCCGAGAAGGCGCCCCACCTGGCGATCGATGCCGCGCGACATGCGGGGTACGACCTCGACTTCGCAGGACCGATCAGCGACCCGGCCTATTTTCGCGCCGAGGTGCGACCACGACTGGGACCGGGGGTGCGCTACCTCGGTCATCTGGCGGGCGCAGCCCAGGTGGAGCAGGTGCGCACGGCGCGGGCCGTGCTCGTGACCCCTACCTGGGACGAACCGTTCGGGTTGGTCGTCATCGAAGCGCTTGCGTGCGGGACCCCGGTGGTCGCCTTCGGTAGGGGCGGCATCCCCGACATCCTGTCCTCACCCGAGGTGGGGACACTGGTGCCGTCCGGGGACACTCTCGCGATGGGTCACGCTGCGGTTGCCGCTGCCGGTATCTCGCGTGCGCGGGTGCGGCAGTTCGCCGAGCAGCATTTCTCGCTCGACCGAATGACGGCCGCATATGTCGACCTTTACGCAACGCTGACCGAGCCCGGGTTGGATCGGGCCGTTGGCCCCTGACCGCGACACCGTCCGTAGTGCCACCGTCCGTGTTGCGACCGTCCCGGGTCGCCATCCGTATGTGGACCGTTGCCTGGCCGGTGCCGACGGCATCGTGCACGCGCCCGACCCGGTGGGCAACGTCTCCTACGGTGATCCCTGGAGGCCCTCACCCGCGCTGGAACCCTCATGGGTGCATGCGCATTCCGAGGAGGTCGACGTTGTTCACCTGCATTTCGGCTTCGAGCACCGGTCACCTGATCAGCTGCGCGAATGGACGCGTGCGCTGGCCGTCGCACGAGTGCCACTCGTCGTGACCGTGCATGACCTGGACAACCCGCACCTGCGCGATCAGCACCTGCATCACGAGTCATTGGGCATTCTGACCGGCGCGGCTGCCGAGGTCATCACGCTGACCGATGGCGCCGCGAAAGAAGTCGGTTCACGATATGGAGTGACACCACACGTCATTTCGCACCCTCACCAGTTCGACCTGGACCTCGTTGGTTCCAGACACCGTGCGCGTTGCGCAGAACACCCGTTGATCGGCCTCAACCTGCGCTCACCGAGGCAGAATATCGACGCGGAAGGCGGCCTGGACGTACTGAGCGGCCTTCCCCCCACCTGGAGCGCCGTCGTGCGCGTGTCATCGCACCAGCAGATCCCACCTCGGGTGGCTGCGGGTGCACGGGACGGTCGGTGGGAGGTCCAGGTCGTGCCGGGCTGGTGCGACGAGCGGGATCTCTGGAAATTCGTGTCCGGTCTGGACGCGCTGTTACTGCCATACCGCTGGGGAACGCACTCGGGGTGGGTCGAGTCCTGCTGGGATGTGGGAACGGATGTCGTCGCACCGCCGGTCGGGTACTACGGCGACCAGCACCCGGTCATCATGCTGCCGCTGAACGCCGACTCGGAAACGGTCCACCGCACCCTGCACGACATCACAGCCACCACGGTCGTACCCGAGGCCGAACTCGCGACCCGCAGGGAGCAACGACATGTCGAACAACTCGGTGTCGCAGCCACCCATGCCCAGCTCTACCGCGCCGTGCTTCGATGATCGGGTACTACGTGCACCACCAGGGGGCCGGCCACCTGCAACGGCTGCAGACCGTCGCCGCGCATCTTCAGACACCCGTTACCGGCCTCAGTTCGCTTGCGGCACCGAACGACTGGCCGGGTCACTGGGTCGGGCTGGATCACGATGACCGTCCCGCACCATTGCCGAACGCCGATATCGACGCGCACGGCCGACTGCACTGGGCTCCGCTGAACCACGAGGGGTACCGTGCCCGGATGGTTGCCATTGCAGCGTGGCTCGGCACGGCCCGGCCGCACCTGATGGTGGTGGATGTGTCCGTCGAGGTCGCCGTCCTCGCGCGGACCCTTGGTGTACCGGTAGCCGTCGTCGCGATGCGTGGTGACCGCCGGGACGCTGGGCACGAACTGGCCTACGACCTCGCCACGAGGCTGCTGGCACCCTGGCCGGCGGACCTGGCCGAACCCGGGTGGCCGGATCGGTGGACCGCGAAAACCTTTCACAGCGGTGCGTTCTCACGCTTCGACGAGATCGCTGCGCGGCCCGCGCCGACCCCCACCGGCGTCCTACCCCGGTCGGTCACCTGCCTGCTCGGCTCCGGCGGCAGCGGGTTGTCCGTGCGCGACGCCGAGGCCATCGCAGAGGCCACCCCGACATGGACCTGGACCTTCTGCGGTGCCGATTTCGGCCCATCGCGCGAACCGTTGCCAGACCTGCTGGCCCGGTCGCAGGTCGTGGTCACGCACGCCGGTCAGAACGCCGTGGCCGAGGTTGCCGCCTTGCGCCGACCGGCCGTGGTCGTCGCCCAGGATCGCCCGCACGGTGAGCAACGCGCCACCGCGCAGGCCCTGGACCGCGGCGGTATCGCGGTGACCTGCAATGGGTGGCCGCCCGTGACGGAGTGGCCCTCGTTGCTGGATCAGGCGCTCGAACGCGGCGGTTCGCGGTGGGGATCATGGAACGATCGGGCCGCAGCGCCCCGTTTCGCCGCCGAGCTGGACCGGCTGGCGCGGCAGTGACTGCACCGATCACCACTGCACCGATCACCACTGCCCTGATCACTATTGCGCACGGTCGGCATGCTCATCTGACCGAGCAGGTGCGCCACGTTGACCGCGGCAGCAGCCGGCCGGATCACCACGTGGTCGTGGCCATGGGAGATGAGTCGATCCGTCCTCTGCTGGCCGATCACCCAGGTGTTGACGTGATCGATCTGGCGGCCGACCCAGCAGCCCTCCCACTCGCGGCAGCACGCAACCTGGGCGCTCAGATTGCACTCGAACACGGAGCGGACACGTTGATCTTTTTGGACGTGGACTGCCTGCCTGGTATCGACCTCGTACAGCGATACGCGCAGGTCACCGGTGCTGTGGCGAACGAGCCGCAGTTGTGGTGCGGGCCGGTGCACTACCTACCGCCGCTGACGACGGGTCGCCCTGGATACGACGACGGCGACCTGCTCGCCTCCCATCCGCACCCGGCCCGCCCCGCTCCGGCCCGGGGCGAGCTCATTCGCGAGCCGAGGCTGGAGTTGTTCTGGTCGCTGTCCTTCGCGATCAGTGCATTGCACTGGCGACAGCTCGGCGGATTCTGCGAGAACTACGTCGGGTACGGGGCAGAGGACACCGACTTCGCGCGCACTGCCGACGCGGCTGGGGGTGTGATGACCTGGGTCGGCGGTGCCACGGCTTACCACCAGTACCACCCGACCAGCTCCCCGCCGGTGCAGCACCTCACCGATATCGTGCGCAACGCCAATCTCTTCCACCGCCGGTGGGGCGAATACCCGATGCTGGGATGGCTGGCGGAATTCCAGGCCCGCGGCCTGGCCGGCCGCGACCCGCACACCGGCAACTGGGAAGTCACACCCAACGCGTCACCGCACTAGAGGATGAGAGCTGTCTGATGGCCTACCAATCGTTGGACCTGACACTCAGCCCCGACGGCGATGACGCCATCCGGGCCGGCTGGGAGGCGGTCACCGCACTGGGAGTGCCGTCCGAAGGCGGGCGCACGAGCGACAGCCACCGCCCGCACCTCACCCTGCTCGCCGCGCCGACGATGGGTCCTGAACTGCTGGATCTGGCTGTCCGCCGGATACGCCCCCTCCTGCCGCTGCGCATCGCGCTCGGTGCGGGCGTGGTGTTCGGCCACGGGCCGTTCGTTGCCGCGCACCTCGCGGTCATACCGCCATCGCTCGGGCTGATCGCGCAGGAGCTACGACAGCACCAATTGCCCCGGCAGACCGGTGCGCAATCCGACGGTTCCGGGCAGCCGGCGCGCGACTGGATAGCCCACCTGACCCTGTCCAAGAAGGTGCCGATCGACCAACTGGGCGAGGTGATGCAGGCCGTGCGCCAGCATCGCCCAAATTTCGTGCAGATCGATCATCTGCGACATTGGGATCCAGCCTGTCGGGTTGTCACAACTCTTGTGTGACGTCCCGGGCGCGAACGATGTCGCGAGCGTCTTCGCTCGCGCCACGACCTTGGGTGACCTTGCGTGGGGATCTCGGCTCAGATGCTGCGATCCGCGCGGTAGTCGCGGGGCGCGCCGTCTGCCTCGGTCTGTGAGTCTTCAGCGGGGGGCACACCGTCGTCGGTGCCGGGAGTGGAGTCGGCGCCACCGCCAGGGGTCATCTGCGAGACCTCCGACACCTGCTTCTCGTCATCATCGCTCATCTGGGAAGTATGCGCCGCGCCGGATGACGCAGGGCAGGCGGATGCCCGGCAGCCCTGCACCGCGCCGTACCGTTGAGACGTGACTGACTCTGCACGTGTCCTCGTTACCGGCGCCAGCGGATATGTCGGCGGTCGGCTCATCCCCGAACTGCTGCGGCGCGGCCATCACGTCGCAGGGGCGTTCACCGACGCCGCTAAGGCGCAGCGCTACTGGTGGTCCGATCAGATCGACGTCGTCGAGTTCGACGTATCGGATGAGCAGAGCGTCACGGACGGACTGCAGGGCGTGCACACCGCCTACTACCTGATCCACGGTCTCGGTGGCGAGGACTTCATGGAGAAGGACGCTCAGGGCGCGCGTAACTTTGCGCGCAGCGCCCAGCAGACCGGGGTGCGCCGGATCGTCTACCTGTCCGGAATCGTCCCGCCGGTCGAGCAGGACGAACTGTCGCACCACATCGCCTCCCGGCTGCAGGTCGAGCAGATCCTGACCGAGTCAGGCATCCCGACCTACTCTCTGCGTGCCGCCATCCTGCTCGGCAGCGGCTCCACCTCTTTCGAGATCGTCCGACAACTGTCCGAGCGACTACCCGTGCACACCGTGCCCACCTGGATGCAGTCGCAGGTGCAGCCGATTGCCGTGGTCGACGCCGTGCAGGCACTTGCCGGCTGCATGGAGCACACGGGTGAGTCCCGCTCCTACGACATCGGCGGCCCGGACACGATGGCCTACGCCGAACTCCTGAAACTGTTCACTGCGACTGCAGGCCTGACCAGACCCGAGATCGACGTGCCGCTGCTGCCGACGGGTCTCGTGGGCGCGCTCGCGGGCTCGATCGCCGACGTTCCGAAGTCCACCGTCGAATCGTTGGTCGAGAGCCTGCACGAGGACATGGTCTGCAACGAAACGGACTTCCGCACCGATCTGATGCCGAAGGGCTATGAGCTGATCGGTGTCGAAGAGGCCTTCGAGCGCGCGTTGCAGGTACCCGACGAGGGCACCGACCCCGCCACCCTCGATCCGATCGGGCCCTGGCCACAGGATCCGAACTGGGCCGGCGGCGCCATCGAACGCGATGACGACGGTGACACACACAACACCGGAATCGTGCGCTCTTTGGTGGACCGCTTCCGCAACTGAACCGCTGCCGCGCGCCGTGTACCGTGGAAATCCCTACGTCACACGGCGTCAGGCCCTGCGCGCAGAAGGAGTTCGTCATGGCCGTGCATTACACAGTCCCCGGAATGTCAGTTCAGGACAGCGAGACCCTGGTGCTGTCGCTGCAGAAGCGCCTCAGTGCCTACAACGACCTGCACCTGACCCTCAAGCACGTGCACTGGAACGTCGTCGGACCGCACTTCATCGCCGTCCACGAGATGATCGACCCGCAGGTGGAACTGGTCCGCGGATACGCCGACGAGGTCGCCGAGCGGATAGCGACCATGGGCGGCTCACCCGCGGGCACCCCCGGCGCCATCGAGAGGGATCGCACCTGGAGTGACTACTCCATTGGTCGCGACACCGTGCTCGCGCACCTCGGCGCGCTCGACAAGGTGTACGACGGTGTGGTCGAAGACAACCGCAAGGCCATCACCGACGCCGGCGAGGTCGACCCGATCACCGAGGACATGCTCATCGGTCAGACCGCGCAGCTGGAGAAGTTCCAGTGGTTCGTTCGTGCGCACCTGGAAGACCTCGGCGGTCGGCTCTCCGATGCTGACGCGACCTCGGAGAAGGAAGCGGCCGACACCGCCCGTACTGACGGCTGACACAAGCATCAAGAACACCTCGCCGAGTGGCAGGGATAAGCCTCGACCGGCGTACTCATAAGTACGCCGGTCGAGTTGGTTCCCTGCCACTCGGCGGTTTTGTCTTGTTAGTCAGGCTCTGCGCTCGAGCAGCCCGCGTACGTATGCCGCCTGACCGACGTGCTGGCTGATGTCGCCGAGTACCGAGACCACCCGTGCACCGAGGGTTACCGGCGGGTCGTACCGGTCGTCGACCACCCGCCCGTAATCCTGCGGTG
This portion of the Dermatophilaceae bacterium Sec6.4 genome encodes:
- a CDS encoding catalase, which gives rise to MTNSEANDLANQQGPETVTPTGAATGLDGSVMGQQGEFLTTAHGARLRDTDHSLRAGTRGPTLLQDHHLREKISHFDHERIPERVVHARGAAAHGSFVANGAAGSICRAEFLKKDVETPVFVRFSTVLGSRGSADLARDTRGFATRFYTQQGNYDLVGNNMPVFFIQDGIKFPDIVHAAKPHPDREIPQAQSAHDTFWDFVSLHTEAQAHTMWNMSDRGVPRSLRTMEGFGVHTFRLMDDEGATHLVKFHWKPRQGVHSVTWEEALITNGVDPDFHRRDLSDAIEAGAHPQWDLGVQVMPDDNDSMFEGIDLLDPTKFVPEELAPVQLLGTMTLNANPVNYFAETEQVAFNPSNLVDGIDVTNDPLLQARLFSYLDTQITRLGGPNWNQIPINRTHAPVNDNLRDGFHQGAVHTGIAPYRRNSLGGGCPVMAGDGDGAYVDIPVTVDQSRKVREHPATFDDHFSQAGLFYRSMSPVEQDHIIAAYTFELSKCLQQQVRARQLQALANIDSGLCEKVAQGLGESAPKADVDVAQAEPSAALTQVGGSWPVAGRQVGIVIGADPDVKQVKALQALLDGQGVVAMIVAPHGGKVAGFAVQEVYAAAASVQFDALVVVSATPPGPDAKVHADAKAGAADSDSTDPRVVKLLQEAWRHSKAVGGIGADQALAAAGVPADGLGVSVGDAAQVGQDVLTLLAGHRSWDRFETGV
- a CDS encoding SRPBCC family protein; amino-acid sequence: MPAAERTFTVTPPPETVLNYLKDFSNAQEWDPGTEKCLQNGTGPVEVGTTWHNESKLAGNTTELTYTLTELTSDRIVFVGKNDTVTMTDTIDVTPAGTGSQVRYHADMDLQGAAKLAAPVAKLGLEKLGNDTEKMLTDALNALAS
- a CDS encoding WcbI family polysaccharide biosynthesis putative acetyltransferase, which gives rise to MDDTSTDDTAAQPVDQGRREHYGQFYGLHAAEQPDLPLLIVYGNCQAEATRILLDSAADQRWRTVRMPPVHELEAADLPYLRAVLADTTYLVAQPVVDEYRDLPLGTREIADLLPEKAVIARFPSLRWAALFPTQVIVRVPGVGDPPVVPHHDLRVLLAAANGVRPSFDPVHPDGVRAVRDDSAAQLRARQERHGTVDAATILERAGADTGWVINHPHNYVLREVAQAILAALGLRGVVVDPGRVLLGDLRAPVYPKTLQALGIEGTPRAQWSVRGEQVSEQDIAEEQLRWYAEHPEAVTLGLQRHAELVRVLRL
- a CDS encoding glycosyltransferase, with the protein product MSAIGVVVPYFEDERRLSWVLLALATQTCVMADLHVVVADDGSAHAPALPELPYRIDLVRQEDLGFRAAAARNLGAAHVDGDLVVFLDGDTIPSPDYLTAMATAYEQVGPGFLGVGRRLHADFEGCSAAQVSTWVREGPPAARVLPAPWWLADGYRRTDDLREAGDEDFRLVISAVLALDRELLARSGGFDESMTGYGGEDWELAWRCRLLGARMRYVPAALAWHDGPEAVARTGDRSASRAVKDAESLALAERITLPSVRGRGLIWELPDIVVRVHGQHNDAQVFATALALLRRSDVGVWWVDHAAVPAALTADPRVHVGSPPSRVSGRGRYQVDVWAPLQLSCPLIDACAAGEIHVAGILQIRSTRQLALGLPAPAPTPAPGWVHELPDEGLEQMMGKAARDG
- a CDS encoding glycosyltransferase family 4 protein produces the protein MSHLQQVPTSLGRREHRKRSRGHRDHQRIAMIAPSRHCISPPFAGGLESLVWDLRTRLEADGHDVTLIAREGSDGVDPQWEIGGGRWAPSDLASRDQSMPAAEFMAEHHDYLQVMHRLAQIGHHHFDVIHNHSLHYLPVSLASTCEVPMLTTLHTPPTPWLESAISASRGPVGSFTAVSGFTARSWTALPQPATVIHNGVDLDWWRPGPGGDHLWWSGRITPEKAPHLAIDAARHAGYDLDFAGPISDPAYFRAEVRPRLGPGVRYLGHLAGAAQVEQVRTARAVLVTPTWDEPFGLVVIEALACGTPVVAFGRGGIPDILSSPEVGTLVPSGDTLAMGHAAVAAAGISRARVRQFAEQHFSLDRMTAAYVDLYATLTEPGLDRAVGP
- a CDS encoding glycosyltransferase, which encodes MIGYYVHHQGAGHLQRLQTVAAHLQTPVTGLSSLAAPNDWPGHWVGLDHDDRPAPLPNADIDAHGRLHWAPLNHEGYRARMVAIAAWLGTARPHLMVVDVSVEVAVLARTLGVPVAVVAMRGDRRDAGHELAYDLATRLLAPWPADLAEPGWPDRWTAKTFHSGAFSRFDEIAARPAPTPTGVLPRSVTCLLGSGGSGLSVRDAEAIAEATPTWTWTFCGADFGPSREPLPDLLARSQVVVTHAGQNAVAEVAALRRPAVVVAQDRPHGEQRATAQALDRGGIAVTCNGWPPVTEWPSLLDQALERGGSRWGSWNDRAAAPRFAAELDRLARQ